The following nucleotide sequence is from Acyrthosiphon pisum isolate AL4f chromosome A2, pea_aphid_22Mar2018_4r6ur, whole genome shotgun sequence.
CATctagtaatattgttttttttatgagttttaatttataatttttacgatattggttttaattggtaaattaatgaattttaatttattcatttttgatattttgttgtaattcaaaaacgaataattacgACTAACGAATACTTAACGAtttcactaaatattaaaatgttactcTTTTCAATAAACTTAttctttggtatattatatacctttttttatatacctatgtgatatttttaaaacagttttcaTGATAATGATACCATAAAAAATGTGCTCACAATCTATGAAAAAAACCGTTAAAATCGTTCCTATTCACCCTAAACtacagtacaataatatagtgtctataaatatttaaatttaaatttaaataatataagtactaacttagtattattatgtacacatacaatattacaaaatgtaatggGAGCTGGGAAGGAACaaagcaataaaataatttgtctcggaatttataaaaatagtttggtTTCTCTAACTTAATTTTGCAgtttgaattataatacacaagatggtttaatatttttgatggtATAATTCTCCGTTTAtcaagttataaacttataaatatatataccgaATTTCtgaaacgttttataatattcatataaattgatttataataatataataatactatcgcCGTTCATAATTTTGAGGGAATTGAACACCGCGTAAATATGCAAAAGGAacagttttaattcaaaacattaatttatttagccCCTATATACGTTTAGACAGAGAGCTTGtgattgtttaaatatacatttaaaaaataaatacatatatcgatagataatattatttttgtgtgcgaatataatataattactttcaagtttcaacttgTGCTGCCATGCtggtatataaatttatttatttatttataagaattaaacGGGCGAGCCcagttacaatttaaatgtggaacaaaaaataaaaaaaatttacatatatgAACTAGATGAGGGTTGTTGTACACAATAAGTTAATCGATTAAATTactaagatataaattaaaaagaacaatagaattacaaataaacatattaaccCTTTCAGGCCCGAATTATGatctgatgaaaaaaaaaaataattcatgtgTTCTTTACATAAAACATACTTAAATTAAGagaaatttcgaattttgaaattttttgactACCCAAACTTGAGTTTTGGTGACTTGTCATTATAATGGCATTTGagcgttaaatataattacttacatTACCATTTTAATGGCAATTGGGCTTTAACAGTTTAACGTATAACACACTATATCGTATGAATAATCTTTAttcgtaaaacaaaatataaataacaatttttaaaaattaaaaattaaaaattagaacaattaatataaaattaaataagacaataaaaaataaagtttataatcaTTATCACAATGGTTATACTGTGGCAGTCTTTGCAGTTACATAAAacgataaaacaaataaaaaacatccTTCTAAGTAGTAATAacattaggtaaataaatataaaatataagatcatCTGTtacattgttaataattatatatataaatttacataattataatatgatttaaatatttaattatgataatcataaaaacaattCCTTGTCTTGGTAATACATAAATGGACATTGCATTTTTTGCACGCCATATGAGTTCTTTTTTTACACCCCTCTAACTTACAGAATGTGGCATCTCTCAAGTTATCCATGTATGCATAATGGCCAGTGTTATCTTTTCTCATCACATCAGTGGGGTATCTATCaattaaacgattttttttgcACGGTTTAGGTtgaactataattttgttagaTGACGACGGGCGCCCTCGTTTTCTGGAAGGTGTTACTACAGAACTCCCTACAGAAATTAATGTAGAAGCTAAATTTTGCTTAAAACCTAATAagtccattactttttttttttgtaaatttattgtttcaGCATCATTTCTATATTCCAACCATGCATTGCAAGTGGCCATATCAAAGGCATGAAACAGCATACGCAAAGTCCATTTTCTAGATTTTATAAACACTCTGTAATAGCTAATGAGTTGGTCATGCAAATCCACGCCACCCATcgaatcattatataatttcacAATTTCAGGGCGACCTACTTcaacataacatttattttttttatcataccgTTTAATAATATCTGGGCTGCCTGAAGTTACAAAGTTAGACGCGAGATTAACAGATTTGTTATCCAACCATTTAATCAGACCAACTTTTCCATCTGTTGAGGTAACTTCATATGAAGCTCCTCTTCCTAATGTATTTAGCTCTTTATCGCTCACAACTGGAGGATTAGCAAAACGATTAAGTCTAACTGTCCCAGCTGCTTTAATTCCCAAACACTCAAGTGATGTAAATAGATTGTAAGagctaaaaaaattatcaaaatataaataatgttcatttttatCAATGTGTTCAACTAATTGTAAAACTATGGAACCCCCAAggccatattttttttgtatttcatgaTTTATTTCAGTTGAACTGCCCTGgtataaaatcatattgtaaACCATACCATTAGCAGAGCAgagtaaaaaatttttaatacccCAAGGGCAGGGTTTGCCTTTCATGTATTGTTTGACACCTAATTTCCCTTTAAATTTGACCATTTGCTCATCAACAGCTAGATTAGTTTCAACTGGCAATTCTTTACaacgttttaaaaaagaattaaaaagtggtctaacttttataaatttatcaacattGTTTTCAGGAAtgtcatcattattcattacatgAAAACAAGACCTCAACTGAAAAAAACGATTTCGAGACATATTATCAGCAATTATATTTACTCTGTCCTCATTAGTCCAACATGATCTTATTCTACTAGGTTTTTGACAACCAATCTTCAAATGTATACCCACAAACACCTTCATTTCTGAAGGTGTAGTATCTACAtactttatgaaattattttgtttggcataaatatttgtgtacttGGCCATATTTTCAAACTCTTCCTCAGGAAagtatttactgaaatattCTATTGGTAATAGAGTCTTATAAGTAGTTGATAATTCTGGAGCTGGTGGCGAAATCTTTAAGAAATTACTGACAAACGGTCTATTTGAccatttaatttcattttttgtgtaatatgGTAGGTTGAGGTGTAGTCCGTGTTCAACAACAGGTCTTCTTGCTATATGACGTGGTGGTATTGCAGGTGTACTTGGCCTagctattaaaaattttagacaatattaaaatgtttaaagaaaccaaataaaaataattcaaaataatattttatataccataaGCATTGTTATCTGATTGCTGTTCATCTTCAActgtttctaaaatatacagtgTAATTGTttcataaagaaaataattagaaacaaaaaaataaataatataaaataatattttatataccataaGCATTGTTATCTGATTGCTGTTCATCTTCAActgtttctaaaatatacagtgTAATTGTttcataaagaaaataattagaaacaaaaaaataaataatataaaataatattttacataccatCATTTATGCCAAAAACATTGAAATCTTCATCATCATGGAAATCAAACAGTTCAAAATCATCAAGTACATTTTCAACAGGTCTTGTAGCTATCTGACGTGGTGGTAATGCGACTAAAATGtagtataacaattaaaatgtataaagaaaccaaataaaaataattcaaaataatattttatatacctaccataagcATTGTTATCTGATTGCTGTTCATCTTCAActgtttctaaaatatacagAGTAATTGTttcataaagaaaataattagaaacaaaaaaataaataatataaaataatattttacataccatTATTTATGGCAAAAACGTTGAAATCTTCATCATCTTCGAATTCAAACAATTCAAAATCATCAAgtacattttcaaacaattgTTCTTTACTAGACTTTTCGATTTCTGAACAAGGGTATTCATTGTCATCAACAAAATCATCGTCGTCGCCTGACAATGATGATAGTTCTGAATCTCTCCCATCACCTAGCAATTCGATGATGTCTCCGTAGGGCAGCTGATGCTgcttttttaacatttcaaactagagtttataacataaatttaatttaatcaactgATTATAACTATCTACCTATGTGGTTTAATTAAAAGAATACTTACTAATATAGTTGATATTCTTCACTAAGCAACAGAAACAAAATTCGTAACGTAACAACGAGTTACTCGTTCGATTACCGGACGAGATTCGGAGAATAACGATTAATGATAACGAATAACAGCGGCAAAATGCACGTgcacatgaataataatattatcggttATCACAAAATGTTGTAAACGCCCAAGGCCCAACTGTCATTATAATGGCATATTACTTAAGACGATACCACTCACTGATAAAAGATAATAACCACATTTTAATACCGGCATAATACAATAACATCAGTGTAGACACGAGGAAAAAAATATGGGATTTTTCCCAAttgattatcaataattaatatttattacaagaaaaaaaaaaaaaaatcccgacaatttttttttttttttttttacatcattgattttcaatatagtttagtgataaaatatataaccataattcttattattatctataaatattcgTTAACAAAATAAACCAATTTCCCTCCAGTTAtacacacaattataatttctacatttatttttaatgtaatgccATTATAATGACATTGGGGCCTGAAAGGGTTATTCAAACGCTCGCNNNNNNNNNNNNNNNNNNNNNNNNNNNNNNNNNNNNNNNNNNNNNNNNNNNNNNNNNNNNNNNNNNNNNNNNNNNNNNNNNNNNNNNNNNNNNNNNNNNNCCATCACTAGCAATTCGATGATGTCTCCGTAGGGCAGCTGATGCTgcttttttaacatttcaaactagagtttataacataaatttaatttaatcaactgATTATAACTATCTACCTATGTGGTTTAATTAAAAGAATACTTACTAATATAGTTGATATTCTTCACTAAGCAACAGAAACAAAATTCGTAACGTAACAACGAGTTACTCGTTCGATTACCGGACGAGATTCGGAGAATAACGATTAATGATAACGAATAACAGCGGCAAAATGCACGTgcacatgaataataatattatcggttATCACAAAATGTTGTAAACGCCCAAGGCCCAACTGTCATTATAATGGCATATTACTTAAGACGATACCACTCACTGATAAAAGATAATCTCCACATTTTAATACCGGCATAATACAATAACATCAGTGTAGACACGAGGAAAAAAATATGGGATTTTTCCCAAttgattatcaataattaatatttattacaagaaaaaaaaaaaaaaatcccgacaatttttttttttttttttttacatcattgattttcaatatagtttagtgataaaatatataaccataattcttattattatctataaatattcgTTAACAAAATAAACCAATTTCCCTCCAGTTAtacacacaattataatttctacatttatttttaatgtaatgccATTATAATGACATTGGGGCCTGAAAGGGTTAATGTTGAAATTATTCACATACTGCATGGATCTAATTAAAGGAGCGTTTTTACCATATGAAGTACACTGGAATGGCACATAAAAGGTATAGGTTTGTCTAGTCGTATGACTAGGAACCAAAAAAGAAACATTTGACAATAGTTCTGGATAGTTAACATAACcgtttaaaagtttatatataaaaccaaTGTCATATTTTACCCTTCTTACCTGAAgagtatt
It contains:
- the LOC103309296 gene encoding piggyBac transposable element-derived protein 3 isoform X1 — its product is MLKKQHQLPYGDIIELLGDGRDSELSSLSGDDDDFVDDNEYPCSEIEKSSKEQLFENVLDDFELFEFEDDEDFNVFAINNETVEDEQQSDNNAYVALPPRQIATRPVENVLDDFELFDFHDDEDFNVFGINDETVEDEQQSDNNAYETVEDEQQSDNNAYARPSTPAIPPRHIARRPVVEHGLHLNLPYYTKNEIKWSNRPFVSNFLKISPPAPELSTTYKTLLPIEYFSKYFPEEEFENMAKYTNIYAKQNNFIKYVDTTPSEMKVFVGIHLKIGCQKPSRIRSCWTNEDRVNIIADNMSRNRFFQLRSCFHVMNNDDIPENNVDKFIKVRPLFNSFLKRCKELPVETNLAVDEQMVKFKGKLGVKQYMKGKPCPWGIKNFLLCSANGMVYNMILYQGSSTEINHEIQKKYGLGGSIVLQLVEHIDKNEHYLYFDNFFSSYNLFTSLECLGIKAAGTVRLNRFANPPVVSDKELNTLGRGASYEVTSTDGKVGLIKWLDNKSVNLASNFVTSGSPDIIKRYDKKNKCYVEVGRPEIVKLYNDSMGGVDLHDQLISYYRVFIKSRKWTLRMLFHAFDMATCNAWLEYRNDAETINLQKKKVMDLLGFKQNLASTLISVGSSVVTPSRKRGRPSSSNKIIVQPKPCKKNRLIDRYPTDVMRKDNTGHYAYMDNLRDATFCKLEGCKKRTHMACKKCNVHLCITKTRNCFYDYHN
- the LOC103309296 gene encoding piggyBac transposable element-derived protein 3 isoform X2, producing MLKKQHQLPYGDIIELLGDGRDSELSSLSGDDDDFVDDNEYPCSEIEKSSKEQLFENVLDDFELFEFEDDEDFNVFAINNETVEDEQQSDNNAYARPSTPAIPPRHIARRPVVEHGLHLNLPYYTKNEIKWSNRPFVSNFLKISPPAPELSTTYKTLLPIEYFSKYFPEEEFENMAKYTNIYAKQNNFIKYVDTTPSEMKVFVGIHLKIGCQKPSRIRSCWTNEDRVNIIADNMSRNRFFQLRSCFHVMNNDDIPENNVDKFIKVRPLFNSFLKRCKELPVETNLAVDEQMVKFKGKLGVKQYMKGKPCPWGIKNFLLCSANGMVYNMILYQGSSTEINHEIQKKYGLGGSIVLQLVEHIDKNEHYLYFDNFFSSYNLFTSLECLGIKAAGTVRLNRFANPPVVSDKELNTLGRGASYEVTSTDGKVGLIKWLDNKSVNLASNFVTSGSPDIIKRYDKKNKCYVEVGRPEIVKLYNDSMGGVDLHDQLISYYRVFIKSRKWTLRMLFHAFDMATCNAWLEYRNDAETINLQKKKVMDLLGFKQNLASTLISVGSSVVTPSRKRGRPSSSNKIIVQPKPCKKNRLIDRYPTDVMRKDNTGHYAYMDNLRDATFCKLEGCKKRTHMACKKCNVHLCITKTRNCFYDYHN